In Plasmodium malariae genome assembly, chromosome: 11, the following proteins share a genomic window:
- the PmUG01_11011100 gene encoding fam-m protein, translating to MELKINQILFIIITTFTFLKRIFSFNHDELTFNKFVGENFMQCRILDKRNYRLLAKCKKDKDSNNIYLNEFFPDNNKKKSKYITNNKKWNKEKNTKSNKPLLNKAQYYTEVIDYNNGIFDGKHFHFEKKLIRKKDYDAFLEKKRRIRDISLKKIKFKNYGFGTTIFLLFFFLGIGLPILQGLELLKKAGDEIKKLGNMSVVWDAIEKCLGTAKEYFFLIAFSTIILILVVILVIVIPKILRNNEKYNRIKAMYE from the exons atggaactaaaaattaatcaaatcttatttattataataactacttttacttttttaaagaggattttctcttttaacCATGATGag ttaacTTTTAACAAATTTGTAGGTGAGAATTTTATGCAGTGTAGAATATTAGACAAAAGAAATTATCGATTATTagcaaaatgtaaaaaggataaagattcaaataacatatatttaaacgaATTTTTTCcagataataataaaaaaaaaagtaaatatataactaataataaaaaatggaataaagaaaaaaacacaaaatCCAATAAacctttattaaataaagctCAGTACTATACAGAAGTTATAGATTACAATAATGGAATAtttgatggaaaacattttcattttgaaaaaaaattaataagaaaaaaagattatgatGCTTTTctagaaaaaaagaggagaATTAGagatatatctttaaaaaaaatcaaatttaaaaattacggATTTGGAACTaccatatttttactttttttctttctggGAATAGGTTTACCCATATTACAAGGATTAGagctattaaaaaaagcagGAGATGAGATTAAAAAATTAGGGAATATGAGTGTTGTGTGGGATGCTATAGAAAAATGTTTAGGTACGgcaaaagaatatttttttttaatagcaTTTAGCACAATTATCTTAATATTAGTTGTTATACTTGTAATAGTAATTCCTAagattttaagaaataatgaaaaatataacagaaTTAAGGCGATGTATGAGTAA